The following proteins come from a genomic window of Dysidea avara chromosome 12, odDysAvar1.4, whole genome shotgun sequence:
- the LOC136239818 gene encoding uncharacterized protein codes for MILISLLCLLIISNFALAEVDQFSTLFSSNITVGTSCQDALQKLSLLETSEPQLMAEYWDSWGKQNHGILKGHTAFLGYYDEFKMNISILHNYQDEVCLTDDCSNGRNVTSSVNIKIGVCYPEACSPNEFGIVLSKMDITSINTITRLVLVGTVADIMSWLCLSEKDGNVEIVQVSSEDNNKKYNEHPPSLQKDIELQQLSPMKSFLLAFSLCNTVPILLSTKQSPSAVKAIGGIRMFCNFSIVAIRVISFFPIYQPSLIQSTPQPSSSALILLPVFHGSLTVDAFFLLSATLSTYLTLKDIKRHGKFRFAYFYLNRYFRLSILYYFYTLVALKLFVHLGDGPVWYQPDYYACQKNWWYNIYFI; via the exons ATGATTTTGATATCACTCTTGTGTCTACTAATTATCAGCAACTTTGCTTTAGCTGAAGTGGATCAATTCTCCACACTGTTCTCATCCAACATCACTGTCGGTACAAGTTGTCAAGATGCACTTCAGAAATTGTCATTGTTGGAAACAAGTGAGCCCCAACTAATGGCTGAGTATTGGGATTCATGGGGTAAACAAAACCATGGCATACTGAAAGGTCACACTGCATTTCTTGGCTACTACGATGAAT TCAAAATGAATATCAGTATTTTGCACAACTATCAAGATGAAGTATGCCTGACTGACGATTGTTCCAATGGAAGAAATGTAACTAGTTCAGTTAATATAAAAATTGGAGTGTGTTACCCTGAGGCTTGTTCTCCTAATGAGTTTGGCATCGTATTATCAAAGATGGACATTACTAGCATTAACACAATTACCA GACTAGTGCTAGTAGGAACTGTAGCAGACATCATGTCATGGCTGTGCTTATCAGAGAAGGATGGTAATGTAGAAATTGTACAAGTATCTAGTGAAGACAACAACAAGAAATATAATGAACACCCACCTTCTTTACAGAAAGACATAGAATTACAACAGCTGTCACCAATGAAAAGTTTTCTTTTGGCATTTTCATTATGCAATACAGTTCCTATCCTGTTGTCAACTAAACAGTCACCATCTGCTGTTAAAGCAATTGGAGGTATCAGAATGTTTTGCAATTTTTCAATTGTAGCAATTCGTGTAATATCCTTTTTCCCAATCTACCAACCTTCACTGATTCAAAGTACCCCACAACCTTCCTCTTCAGCACTGATTTTATTGCCAGTGTTCCATGGTTCACTTACTGTGGATGCCTTTTTCCTGCTGAGTGCCACTTTGTCCACATATTTAACTCTGAAAGATATAAAGAGACATGGAAAGTTTAGATTTGCATATTTCTACCTCAACCGTTACTTTCGTCTATCAATTTTGTACTACTTCTATACTCTAGTTGCTTTGAAGTTATTTGTTCATTTGGGAGATGGCCCCGTGTGGTATCAACCAGACTACTATGCTTGCCAAAAGAACTGGTGGTATAATATATACTTTATCTAA